In Halorussus sp. MSC15.2, a genomic segment contains:
- a CDS encoding nucleoside phosphorylase, translating into MPIPNFGDKYDAEALFSPAEAVGEQDDGLPDVPPAVILGFQDVLYEEVAERTDDTVNVVRGQTVHLLNDDVGFIGDFGIGAPVTATITENLLAAGAEVVCILGGCGCLQRSIPPNDAILPTRAIRDEGVSYHYLPPDEEVRATPELVDALDASLSDAGVETHRGPTWTTSAYYRETVPEIDRYAEEGVVSLGMETAAMLAVAEYRDADAAVVHEIGDHLTPDEWESGVEREENLAEFLDPTVEALRRYVVSD; encoded by the coding sequence ATGCCGATTCCCAACTTCGGTGACAAGTACGACGCCGAGGCGCTGTTCTCACCCGCGGAGGCCGTCGGCGAGCAGGACGACGGTCTTCCGGACGTCCCTCCGGCCGTGATTCTCGGGTTTCAGGACGTGCTCTACGAGGAAGTAGCAGAGCGGACCGACGATACGGTGAACGTCGTCAGGGGCCAGACGGTCCACCTCCTGAACGACGATGTCGGATTCATCGGGGATTTCGGTATCGGTGCCCCCGTGACCGCCACCATCACGGAAAATCTGCTCGCGGCGGGTGCCGAGGTCGTCTGCATCCTCGGCGGTTGTGGCTGTCTCCAGCGGTCGATTCCGCCCAACGACGCCATCCTGCCGACGCGAGCGATTCGCGACGAGGGAGTCTCGTACCACTACCTCCCGCCGGACGAGGAGGTACGGGCGACGCCCGAACTCGTGGACGCGCTGGACGCCTCGCTCTCGGACGCGGGCGTCGAGACCCACCGAGGCCCGACGTGGACGACGAGCGCCTACTACCGTGAGACGGTGCCCGAAATCGACCGGTACGCGGAGGAAGGCGTCGTCTCGCTCGGAATGGAGACTGCGGCGATGCTCGCGGTGGCCGAGTACCGCGACGCCGATGCGGCCGTCGTCCACGAAATCGGAGACCACCTGACGCCCGACGAGTGGGAGTCCGGCGTCGAACGCGAGGAGAACCTCGCCGAGTTCCTCGACCCGACCGTCGAGGCGCTTCGGCGGTACGTGGTCTCGGACTGA
- a CDS encoding ferredoxin, with protein MRVEFDRDTCTGMFQCTAEWDAFEENRDDGKADLRDAEEDEADLFVREIPEDAEFDAKMAARVCPVDAIRVYDDDGEQIIP; from the coding sequence ATGCGAGTCGAGTTCGACCGAGACACCTGCACCGGGATGTTCCAGTGTACCGCCGAGTGGGACGCCTTCGAGGAGAATCGCGACGACGGCAAGGCCGACTTGCGCGACGCCGAGGAGGACGAGGCGGACCTGTTCGTGCGCGAGATACCCGAAGACGCCGAGTTCGACGCCAAGATGGCCGCCCGGGTCTGTCCGGTGGACGCCATCCGCGTGTACGACGACGACGGCGAGCAGATAATCCCCTGA